The following proteins are encoded in a genomic region of Rattus rattus isolate New Zealand chromosome 2, Rrattus_CSIRO_v1, whole genome shotgun sequence:
- the Mrgprd gene encoding mas-related G-protein coupled receptor member D, with translation MNYTPNISPAPGLTISPTMDPVTWVYFSVTFLAMATCVCGIVGNSMVIWLLSFHSVQRSPFCTYVLNLAVADLLFLLCMASLLSLETGPLLTASTSARVYEGMKRIKYFAYTAGLSLLTAISTQRCLSVLFPIWYKCHRPQHLSGVVCGVLWALALLMNFLASFFCVQFWHPDEYQCFKVDMVFNSLILGIFMPVMVLTSAIIFIRMRKNSLLQRRQPRRLYVVILTSVLVFLTCSLPLGINWFLLYWVKLPQAVRLLYVCSSRFSSSLSSSANPVIYFLVGSQKSHRLQESLGAVLGRALQDEPEGRETPSTCTNDGV, from the coding sequence ATGAACTACACTCCTAATATCAGCCCAGCCCCAGGTCTGACCATCAGCCCCACCATGGACCCTGTGACCTGGGTCTACTTTTCAGTGACATTCCTGGCCATGGCCACCTGTGTGTGTGGGATAGTGGGCAACTCCATGGTGATTTGGCTACTGAGCTTCCACAGTGTGCAGAGGTCCCCCTTCTGCACCTACGTGCTCAACCTGGCGGTGGCCgacctcctcttcctgctctgcaTGGCCTCCCTGCTCAGTCTGGAAACAGGGCCCCTGCTCACAGCCAGCACCTCCGCCAGAGTCTACGAGGGGATGAAGAGAATCAAGTACTTTGCCTACACAGCAGGCCTGAGCCTGCTGACGGCCATCAGCACCCAGCGCTGTCTCTCCGTGCTTTTCCCCATCTGGTATAAGTGCCACCGGCCCCAGCACCTGTCGGGGGTGGTATGTGGTGTGCTGTGGGCATTGGCCCTCCTGATGAacttcctggcttctttcttctgtgttcaATTCTGGCATCCCGACGAATACCAGTGCTTCAAGGTGGACATGGTTTTCAACAGTCTTATCCTGGGGATCTTCATGCCGGTCATGGTCCTGACCAGCGCCATTATCTTCATCCGCATGCGTAAGAACAGCCTGCTGCAGAGACGGCAGCCTCGGCGGCTCTACGTGGTCATCCTGACTTCCGTCCTTGTCTTCCTTACCTGTTCTCTGCCGTTGGGCATCAACTGGTTCTTACTCTACTGGGTGAAACTGCCGCAGGCCGTGAGGCTCCTGTACGTCTGCTCATCACGCTTCTCCTCGTCTTTGAGCAGCAGCGCCAACCCAGTCATCTACTTCCTCGTGGGCAGCCAGAAGAGCCACCGGCTGCAGGAGTCTCTGGGTGCTGTGCTGGGGCGGGCACTTCAGGATGAGCCTGAAGGCAGGGAGACGCCATCCACATGTACTAATGATGGGGTCTGA
- the Mrgprf gene encoding mas-related G-protein coupled receptor member F — MAGNCSWEAHSTNQNKMCPGMSEALELYSRGFLTIEQIATLPPPAVTNYIFLLLCLCGLVGNGLVLWFFGFSIKRTPFSIYFLHLASADGIYLFSKAVIALLNMGTFLGSFPDYVRRVSRIVGLCTFFAGVSLLPAISIERCVSVIFPMWYWRRRPKRLSAGVCALLWLLSFLVTSIHNYFCMFLAHEASGTACLNMDISLGILLFFLFCPLMVLPCLALILHVECRARRRQRSAKLNHVVLAIVSVFLVSSIYLGIDWFLFWVFQIPAPFPEYVTDLCICINSSAKPIVYFLAGRDKSQRLWEPLRVVFQRALRDGAEPGDAASSTPNTVTMEMQCPSGNAS, encoded by the exons ATGGCTGGAAACTGCTCATGGGAAGCTCACTCCACCAACCAGAACAAG ATGTGTCCTGGTATGAGCGAGGCTCTGGAACTCTACAGCAGAGGCTTCCTGACCATTGAGCAGATTGCCACACTCCCTCCGCCAGCCGTCACAAACTACATCTTCCTGCTGCTTTGCCTGTGTGGCCTGGTGGGAAACGGGCTGGTCCTCTGGTTTTTCGGCTTCTCCATCAAGAGGACCCCCTTCTCCATCTACTTCCTGCACCTGGCCAGCGCTGATGGGATATACCTCTTCAGCAAGGCGGTGATTGCTCTCCTGAACATGGGGACCTTCCTGGGCTCTTTCCCCGACTACGTTCGAAGAGTGTCCCGGATCGTGGGTCTCTGCACATTCTTCGCCGGTGTGAGCCTCCTTCCGGCCATTAGCATCGAACGCTGTGTGTCCGTCATCTTTCCCATGTGGTACTGGCGTCGGAGGCCCAAGCGCCTGTCCGCTGGGGTCTGTGCCTTGCTCTGGCTGCTGTCCTTCCTGGTCACCAGTATCCACAACTACTTCTGTATGTTCCTGGCCCACGAGGCCTCTGGAACAGCCTGCCTCAACATGGACATCTCCCTGGgtatcttgcttttctttctcttctgcccaCTCATGGTACTCCCCTGCCTGGCACTCATCTTGCACGTAGAGTGCCGAGCCCGGCGCCGCCAACGCTCTGCCAAGCTCAATCACGTGGTCCTGGCCATCGTCTCTGTCTTCCTCGTGTCATCCATTTATTTGGGGATCGACTGGTTCCTCTTCTGGGTCTTCCAGATCCCGGCCCCCTTCCCGGAGTACGTCACTGACTTATGTATCTGCATCAACAGCAGTGCCAAGCCCATTGTCTACTTCCTGGCTGGGAGAGACAAGTCCCAGCGCCTGTGGGAACCTCTCAGGGTGGTCTTCCAGCGGGCCCTCCGAGATGGTGCCGAGCCAGGGGACGCTGCTAGCAGCACACCCAACACGGTCACCATGGAGATGCAGTGCCCCTCTGGGAACGCGTCATGA